One part of the Leucobacter triazinivorans genome encodes these proteins:
- a CDS encoding CDP-glycerol glycerophosphotransferase family protein — MTRQPVVSAHVALARLARRKQDWPKAAEHFARAAEAAANDADLWWQTAKSLEYAGLPGAEVALARAVTGEGANSETWYRHGRVLEQAGRFNEALKAFRASEGAGGNVGHLAFRQARCHEAMGDALNAAVSFRRAAEAGFDPKQCFRELERLQDSAAPRWIRVDLYREGQTCFESDEDWTLTHARLAAQMDFYSEAIDLYAAISEIKPLAENDVLLYARSLELAGQDAHARIVLENALERLFPNKVSIGIGKIFQRAGMWSRARHEYLEQLSGDPHNAELLYRIGLTYDREYKWAEAIGYFERAFEQSPSSAYWAYKCGHAWERLREFEHAIGWYESALLRQGDKSHWWYRLGVCLNQIGESELANQALLRSVRKFDGNDVQPAATVAVQDFRDATRGRWSLNLSDRAERALVDGAQTLQAPSDLISLAQVVHGLEHSGTRQALLRKAAGCGFDLNAEDRTLLACSLTDSGLHDESVQVLLDSRHIRMPDGVELKKHLPADASRRTRLYAEFWNHRPVDHSLVLFESNHGSSAGCHPLALFRQMLGDERFSGKTFVWALKNNVDAPRVVRECSRVRLVIVGSDEYLACLATAGMLVNNVSFPPYFTRKPAQRYLNTWHGTPMKTLGRSMRQGLVEYENLERNFIQATHLLAPNELTKWALLDEHHLNGIYPGSVGMVGSPRLDALVRDGETLRSHIRERLGVDQGDRLVLVAPTWRGGVSDHEFDASTLVEQLEALASIEGVKIVYRAHRLTEQLVRGIELPADSVPADIDTNDLLAAVDHLVTDYSSIQFDFMVTRRPITLYIPDLEEYQRDRGLYLSPSNLPVGVATTITELLDDVRAGGSVERTEYDAAVERYCPYEDGYASARCLDFFLSDGGRGAELNGRKTVVFHASLIPNGIASALLAILTELVATGINVLLIIEPKVLREQPDRAETFRRLPDGVRLISRVGDTVMSPEEFYLRGVVEAGRSDPGPDMLEKYRASWRKEALRVVGDIPIDAAIEWDGYAVLWAGLVSAIGDASTSHLIWQHNQMGDEQQHKYPELSSLFRLYPWFDEVVSVSEQLAEQNEADLGPRGLLPASGVQAVPNALLFDEVLEKSTAAMLPEHEELFGGAGPVVVTVGRLSMEKNQEALIRAWPTVLQRHPRAKLLIIGSGPLQPSLEALVTTLGLDGSVFMLGQLRNPYPVMKRAELFVLPSLHEGQPIVLFEAMALGVPIGASDCPGNLEAMDIGYGAHLGTEPAILGEGINRLLADNRTARGRFDSSAHQRKALRRFQEVVRLA, encoded by the coding sequence ATGACGCGGCAACCAGTAGTGAGCGCGCATGTCGCCTTGGCGCGACTTGCGCGACGGAAGCAAGACTGGCCTAAGGCTGCCGAGCACTTCGCTAGGGCTGCAGAGGCCGCGGCGAACGATGCGGATCTGTGGTGGCAGACGGCAAAATCTTTGGAGTACGCAGGCCTTCCTGGGGCTGAAGTAGCGCTCGCTCGTGCTGTCACGGGGGAAGGCGCCAATAGTGAAACGTGGTATCGCCACGGGAGAGTGCTCGAGCAAGCAGGACGATTCAACGAGGCGCTCAAAGCCTTCAGGGCGTCGGAGGGGGCCGGAGGGAATGTCGGGCACTTAGCGTTCCGTCAGGCGCGATGCCACGAGGCCATGGGGGACGCTCTGAACGCGGCCGTGTCCTTCAGGCGAGCGGCGGAAGCTGGCTTCGACCCGAAACAGTGCTTTCGTGAGCTGGAGCGATTGCAGGATTCCGCGGCTCCGAGATGGATTCGGGTGGACCTATACCGTGAGGGTCAGACATGCTTCGAAAGCGATGAAGACTGGACCCTGACGCATGCGCGGCTAGCTGCGCAGATGGACTTCTACTCTGAGGCGATCGATCTCTACGCTGCAATCAGTGAGATCAAGCCACTGGCGGAGAATGACGTGCTGCTCTACGCGCGGTCATTGGAACTTGCGGGTCAGGACGCACATGCGCGGATCGTTCTCGAGAATGCTCTCGAACGTCTTTTCCCGAATAAGGTCAGCATCGGGATCGGGAAAATCTTCCAGCGCGCTGGGATGTGGTCCAGAGCCCGCCATGAGTACCTGGAACAGCTGTCCGGGGACCCTCACAATGCGGAACTTCTCTACCGCATTGGGTTGACCTACGACCGCGAGTACAAGTGGGCTGAAGCCATCGGCTACTTCGAACGAGCGTTCGAGCAAAGCCCTTCTTCGGCCTATTGGGCATACAAGTGCGGGCACGCCTGGGAGCGCCTTCGAGAGTTCGAACATGCCATAGGATGGTATGAGTCTGCGCTGCTTCGGCAGGGGGACAAGTCCCATTGGTGGTATCGCCTGGGCGTTTGCCTGAACCAGATCGGCGAGTCCGAGCTCGCAAATCAGGCGCTGCTTCGGTCGGTACGAAAATTTGACGGGAACGACGTTCAGCCCGCTGCGACTGTGGCAGTACAGGATTTTCGTGATGCCACCCGCGGCCGTTGGTCCCTGAACCTCTCGGATCGGGCGGAGCGTGCTCTGGTAGATGGGGCTCAAACTCTCCAGGCTCCCTCCGATCTGATCTCGCTGGCTCAGGTGGTTCATGGGCTCGAGCATTCGGGCACGCGACAAGCTCTGCTGCGTAAGGCTGCTGGTTGCGGCTTCGATCTCAACGCCGAGGATCGAACGCTCCTTGCGTGTAGCTTGACTGATAGTGGGCTGCACGACGAGTCTGTGCAGGTTCTCCTCGATTCAAGACACATTCGCATGCCAGACGGCGTCGAGCTGAAGAAACACCTGCCTGCTGACGCGTCCAGACGGACGAGGCTCTACGCCGAATTCTGGAATCACCGTCCTGTTGATCATTCCCTGGTGCTGTTCGAATCGAATCACGGTTCCTCTGCGGGCTGCCACCCTCTGGCACTGTTTCGGCAGATGCTTGGTGACGAACGCTTCTCGGGGAAGACATTCGTGTGGGCGCTGAAGAACAACGTCGACGCGCCAAGAGTAGTTCGTGAGTGCTCGCGCGTTCGGTTGGTTATCGTTGGCAGCGATGAGTATCTCGCATGCTTGGCAACCGCGGGCATGCTGGTCAACAATGTCTCATTCCCGCCGTACTTCACGCGGAAGCCTGCGCAGCGCTATCTCAACACGTGGCATGGCACCCCCATGAAAACGCTTGGGCGTTCGATGCGGCAGGGGCTCGTTGAGTACGAGAACCTCGAACGCAACTTCATCCAAGCCACCCACTTGCTCGCGCCAAATGAACTCACAAAATGGGCTCTCCTGGACGAGCATCACCTCAACGGAATTTATCCAGGATCGGTGGGCATGGTGGGATCTCCACGGTTGGACGCCCTGGTCCGTGATGGTGAGACCCTGAGATCACATATTCGCGAGAGGCTTGGTGTCGACCAAGGCGACCGCCTGGTGCTCGTGGCTCCGACCTGGAGAGGCGGAGTCTCGGATCATGAATTCGACGCATCGACACTCGTGGAACAGCTCGAGGCGCTTGCCTCCATAGAGGGGGTGAAGATCGTTTATCGGGCTCATCGATTGACGGAGCAGCTCGTCCGCGGAATCGAGCTGCCAGCGGATTCGGTCCCGGCTGATATCGACACCAATGACCTGCTTGCAGCCGTTGACCACCTCGTCACAGACTACTCCTCGATCCAGTTCGACTTCATGGTGACCCGTCGCCCAATCACCCTGTACATCCCCGATCTCGAGGAGTACCAGCGCGATCGAGGTCTCTATCTGTCGCCGAGCAACTTGCCGGTCGGCGTAGCTACCACAATCACTGAGCTCCTTGACGACGTCCGTGCTGGTGGCTCGGTCGAGCGCACGGAGTACGACGCCGCAGTTGAACGGTATTGCCCCTATGAGGACGGATACGCTTCCGCACGTTGCCTCGACTTCTTCTTGAGCGATGGCGGACGCGGAGCAGAACTGAACGGGAGAAAGACGGTAGTGTTCCATGCCAGTCTGATCCCCAACGGCATCGCGAGCGCTCTTCTGGCGATCCTCACGGAGCTTGTCGCGACGGGCATCAACGTGCTTCTCATCATCGAACCTAAGGTGCTGCGGGAGCAACCTGATCGCGCGGAGACATTCCGACGGTTGCCGGATGGCGTCCGACTGATCAGCCGGGTCGGGGACACGGTGATGTCGCCGGAAGAGTTCTATCTACGTGGAGTAGTGGAGGCCGGTAGATCTGACCCCGGGCCCGACATGCTTGAGAAGTATCGAGCGTCGTGGCGTAAGGAAGCCTTGCGCGTTGTCGGCGACATTCCGATCGATGCCGCCATCGAGTGGGACGGCTATGCGGTCCTGTGGGCGGGCCTAGTCTCCGCGATCGGTGATGCATCGACCAGTCACCTCATCTGGCAGCACAATCAGATGGGGGATGAACAGCAGCACAAGTATCCGGAACTCAGCTCGTTGTTCCGCCTGTATCCGTGGTTTGACGAGGTGGTCTCTGTCTCCGAGCAACTTGCCGAACAGAATGAGGCTGATCTCGGGCCGAGAGGGCTCCTCCCCGCGTCTGGTGTCCAAGCCGTCCCGAATGCCTTGCTATTCGACGAAGTTCTGGAAAAGTCGACTGCCGCGATGCTGCCAGAGCATGAGGAACTCTTCGGGGGCGCTGGCCCGGTCGTTGTGACAGTCGGACGACTCTCCATGGAGAAAAACCAAGAGGCACTCATTCGTGCTTGGCCAACGGTGCTTCAACGTCACCCGAGAGCCAAACTGCTTATCATTGGGAGCGGCCCGCTGCAGCCCTCCCTGGAAGCGCTGGTAACAACATTGGGTCTCGATGGCTCCGTGTTCATGCTTGGACAGCTTCGAAATCCTTACCCAGTTATGAAACGTGCTGAGCTCTTTGTGCTTCCTTCACTGCACGAAGGCCAACCAATCGTGCTGTTCGAAGCGATGGCATTGGGGGTTCCGATTGGAGCGTCAGATTGCCCGGGAAATCTTGAAGCGATGGACATCGGGTACGGGGCGCACTTGGGCACTGAACCGGCAATCCTGGGCGAGGGCATCAACCGTTTGCTGGCAGACAACCGGACAGCCCGCGGGCGATTTGATTCCTCGGCGCACCAGCGAAAAGCGCTCCGACGCTTCCAAGAGGTCGTGAGGTTGGCTTGA
- a CDS encoding polysaccharide pyruvyl transferase family protein has translation MRAAKNPLQPFSATETIRLNTIGNNSGNLMFAAATHALLAVEGTTIDAIPSFREKDLAARVNEEYDGVIVPLANCFRPAFEPELRNLTRFIQGLKKPFAMMSGGAQVEFNDPEFKGLEVIKPAVAAFCRAVLDKSDKITVRGETTATYIRSLGFNEVEVIGCPSLSRMGREFQIHSGPSQFGSRLAYNVEVSKDLMGGLIERLESAGADLTYVPQDMKSLEMLVWNREVYPLSRDEKQPLHLSHRHMAPGRVKFFLDSSPWIDFMRTQDAALGPRIHGAVAAISAGTPALLIAHDTRTKELARYHGIPHILPSELESIRGLDDLWARLDYTEFNDSRHEQIDRVVNHLESNSFSTTLSKGKEPDRQKYFSELANRRFPQAVSACEESLENEKIAELRRKVISYEARLKNLERTR, from the coding sequence ATGCGTGCAGCGAAGAACCCATTGCAACCCTTTTCTGCGACAGAAACGATACGGCTCAACACAATTGGGAATAACAGCGGAAATCTGATGTTCGCAGCGGCTACACACGCGCTGTTGGCCGTTGAAGGCACCACGATTGATGCAATTCCATCATTCAGGGAAAAGGATCTGGCCGCCAGAGTCAACGAGGAGTATGACGGGGTGATTGTGCCGCTAGCAAATTGCTTCCGGCCCGCCTTCGAACCGGAACTGAGGAATCTGACGAGATTTATCCAAGGGTTGAAGAAACCGTTTGCGATGATGAGCGGCGGGGCTCAGGTTGAATTTAACGACCCGGAGTTTAAGGGTCTTGAAGTGATTAAACCAGCGGTAGCGGCATTCTGCAGAGCTGTACTCGATAAGTCCGACAAAATTACTGTTCGGGGTGAAACAACCGCTACTTACATTCGTTCCCTGGGCTTTAACGAGGTAGAAGTGATCGGGTGCCCCTCTCTATCCAGGATGGGTCGTGAATTTCAGATCCATAGTGGCCCTAGCCAATTTGGGTCTCGTCTTGCATACAATGTTGAAGTATCGAAAGACTTGATGGGCGGTCTCATCGAGCGCTTGGAATCTGCAGGTGCAGACCTCACATACGTTCCACAAGACATGAAGTCTCTTGAGATGCTCGTTTGGAATCGAGAAGTCTACCCCTTGTCTCGAGACGAAAAGCAACCTCTGCATTTGTCCCACCGCCATATGGCTCCTGGGCGTGTGAAGTTCTTCCTCGATTCGAGCCCTTGGATTGACTTTATGCGTACTCAGGACGCCGCTCTAGGGCCTCGTATCCATGGGGCCGTCGCAGCGATTTCTGCTGGCACACCTGCGCTACTCATCGCGCATGACACGCGGACGAAGGAGCTCGCTCGCTATCATGGGATACCTCATATCCTGCCGTCAGAGTTGGAGTCGATTAGGGGACTGGACGACCTTTGGGCCCGGTTGGACTATACAGAATTCAACGACTCGCGCCATGAGCAGATTGATAGGGTCGTGAATCATCTCGAGAGCAACTCCTTCTCGACGACTCTGAGCAAGGGTAAAGAGCCAGATCGGCAGAAGTATTTCTCGGAACTCGCGAATCGAAGATTTCCTCAGGCAGTATCGGCGTGTGAAGAATCTTTGGAGAATGAAAAGATCGCCGAGCTTCGTAGAAAGGTGATTTCCTATGAGGCTCGGCTAAAGAATCTGGAGCGAACCCGATAG
- a CDS encoding CDP-glycerol glycerophosphotransferase family protein, which produces MSRVLRDARGVLTTIVLTTTSPRADRVAIATLNADEENATVIAVQLAQREPGVSIDFLSPDPDLARRAVAEAARCLDAPVPSRISYAQDRYTNLLRAFTVSARTFTTHVVLPGVDRSGRRVHTHLTHGSGPKPDTTFRGPTTVLASITDAWVPAQLREYRLPPTTRVVREMPRLEVMRRAAGDRTVLARMGLDSDHPVVVWAPTYRAIERAGGEIRVSGTRFTAGHPAAAEHPHSHPAGAERVAGSTPLRTIDDLRATAETNGWTCIAKPHPRDADDLRGLGLPVFTNDDLRRCGVTAYELFGAADLLITDYSSVFTERAELGLPFALWCPDLDEFASSYRGLREPLFTAMYGPARSHTTRSILNEVLSVSARSSLNSEDFSRRSPPSGFPATSEHATRYTRSTTHWPGRVTLDKQAAQ; this is translated from the coding sequence ATGTCGCGGGTGCTGCGCGATGCCCGCGGGGTGCTCACGACGATCGTGCTCACCACGACGAGCCCGCGCGCCGATCGTGTCGCGATCGCCACGCTCAACGCAGACGAGGAGAACGCGACCGTCATCGCCGTGCAGCTCGCCCAGCGCGAGCCCGGCGTCTCGATCGACTTTCTCTCCCCCGATCCCGACTTGGCCCGCCGCGCGGTCGCCGAGGCTGCGCGCTGCCTCGACGCCCCGGTGCCGAGCCGCATCTCGTATGCGCAGGATCGCTACACGAACCTGCTGCGTGCTTTCACTGTCAGCGCGCGCACGTTCACGACGCACGTGGTGCTGCCGGGCGTCGACCGCAGCGGCAGGCGAGTGCACACCCACCTCACGCACGGCAGCGGTCCGAAGCCCGATACCACCTTCCGCGGGCCGACGACGGTGCTCGCGTCGATTACCGATGCCTGGGTGCCCGCGCAGCTGCGCGAGTACCGACTGCCACCGACCACACGCGTGGTGCGCGAGATGCCCCGCCTCGAGGTGATGCGCCGCGCCGCGGGTGACCGTACGGTGCTCGCCCGCATGGGGCTCGATTCGGATCACCCCGTCGTCGTGTGGGCGCCGACGTACCGGGCCATCGAGCGCGCCGGCGGCGAGATCCGCGTGAGCGGCACCCGCTTCACCGCCGGTCATCCTGCGGCAGCGGAGCACCCCCACAGTCACCCTGCGGGAGCGGAGCGAGTCGCAGGATCCACCCCCCTCCGCACCATCGACGACCTCCGAGCGACCGCCGAGACCAACGGATGGACGTGCATCGCGAAGCCCCACCCCCGCGACGCCGACGATCTGCGGGGTCTCGGCCTCCCCGTATTCACGAACGACGACCTGCGCCGCTGCGGCGTGACCGCGTACGAGCTGTTCGGCGCGGCCGACCTGCTCATCACCGACTACTCGAGCGTGTTTACCGAGCGCGCGGAGCTCGGGCTTCCCTTCGCACTCTGGTGCCCCGATCTCGACGAGTTCGCGTCGAGCTACCGGGGACTCCGGGAGCCGCTGTTCACCGCGATGTATGGCCCCGCGCGATCTCACACAACACGAAGCATCTTGAACGAGGTCTTGAGTGTTTCTGCGCGATCTTCTCTCAACAGCGAAGACTTCTCCCGGCGATCTCCGCCATCTGGTTTTCCGGCCACGTCCGAGCATGCGACACGTTATACAAGATCAACCACCCATTGGCCAGGCCGCGTCACACTCGACAAGCAAGCCGCCCAATAG